GGGTTGGTTAGGATCAAGCCTCCACTAggttccaattttttttttcttattttactgttggcaaatttataaaacatttaaatatattttatattaatatttatattttttataataaattaaaattttaaaatatttttatttaaattgaatttgggTCAAATCAGATTGGCTTGAGACATAAAAATCTTCGTTTAAGTCTAAATCTAATCATGTCAGGTCTATTCGATCGGGTGAacttctcaacctataaataagTCTAATGAGAGTTAATTGAGCTTTGTTCTGtccaaatttttgaaaaatttcttAAATCTTGATGTTTAATTAAATTTACATCTTCGTTTTAAGATCTAtaccttcatatatatatatttgttattaattatatattatccaTATAAAAGGAAAGGTCCTTTGGACTTTCCTTCGTTCACACGTGAATtaacttcttcttttctttttctttttctttttgcagtATATAGTAAAATAGTCAATTTTAATAGAAGATTTTAATCACtttaataattagatttgaaattttaaaatttaaaaatagagaaattaaattttaaaaataaaaatataaaattaaattgtaaatatacaaatagtacaaaaatttaactatattttaatatttactttataatttaattaaaataattaatcatTAACCTAACACGAAGCATGATAAAATACGTATTAGTTAGTATTAAGGGTTTTACTTAgataatacaaaaaaaatatgaaaatgtgacaTGTTGTAGATTATTACGAGAATGATATTTTTCTATAATAAAATTAAGTGTTTGTCAACCTATCAAGCGGCATCacctataaaatataatattataataaaataaataaaataataaatgaaaattatattttaatctaaAAAAGGATGACGCCAAAATGTCAGGCGACACTCATTTTTCTTATTGACTTTTAtcttttttaagaaaaatttgagATGGTTATggtataattttgaattttataccTCTATTTTATGGAAATTAGaataagtccatttattttaatttgatataatttaatctttatatgtttttgaatttGACTAACTTTTAAATTCAAAAACTTACAAAGaccaaattatgttaaattaaaataatagttAAAATTGAAAACTTAGattaaattatgataaattaaaaaaatggacTAActtctaatttcataaaataaagatataaaatttaaaattataccaCAATCaccctaaattaaaaaaatataaaaaactagGAAAAGGAGTGCGGCCTGATATTTTGGGTCACCCTTTTTTtagattaaaatattatttttaaaatttatttttattgaaatattatttttcataagTAATAAGATATTATTCTCCTAAATAATTTACAACATGTGTATTTTCgtaattaaaatttctttattaGAGACTTTTCCAGTGTAAGATCATTTCTTTATTCACGTGTTTACTCCTTGGAAGACAAGTTTCTGACTACAGAATCCCCCAGTTTTGCATTGCATGGTGTGCTGAGTTGCTGACGACCATGTTTTTGGCCTTTTCTCCTCTTTGACCATCCTCCACCAAGTGGCATATAATGTGAATGTGAGTCAACAGCATAAACCATCGTTGAAAAAATGTTCAATTCAGTCCTCAAACTATGACTTCCATTTCAAATTCATCTCCAAAGTCCAAATTATAAACAATTGAATCTACGTATTTGAAAAAGTAATTctcttaaaatttatttatttttttttttaaaacacaatGAATGTAAGATATTCAATCTATAGTTACATAGGTATTTACAATTTGATaaaaatgttttaaatatattttgtcATATcccaataaatatttattatttaaagtgaTAACTACACTGGCAAAAGAATCTTATTGTGATAATCTGAGAACCCAGTAACTATTTGAGGTATGgggatcaatttaaaattttagcaaTAATTTAGGAATATTAGTTGAAATTAAGTCCTTCGTTCTGTCCCTAGTTCCTGCTAATTAGTGTTTTGTTATTTGTGGAAAACTGACACTAAAGTAAAAAAGACTTTTCAGAGTCAAAAATCACGTCTTTCCCCGAAGGCCCCTCCAATTTCCTTCTCTGCGTCTTTTCTGAGGTTCAGTGCGTTTCCCTTCTGCTCTCTCCGCTTCCAATCTTGCTCTCCACGCATTTCTCTTCTCCAAGTATTTTTCTTGGTCTTTCTTTTTTAGTCTCATTTATATATAAACACAAAGCCAGAAGCCTTCAAACACTTGAAACCAATCAAAACTTTTATCCAAACACACAAAACCCAAGTTTTTTCTTCAGCCAAAGCTCCAAAAAAGATGGAACTTTTTGCTTCACAATCATCTTTACTAATGAGTTCAGCTACTAGTTTTGATTTTCTTCTAAAACCCATTTTTCTTCATGGGTTTTCTGCTTCATTACACTTAGTTTTGTTGCTTTTATTGTTTATCTTGTGGATGGTGAGCAGGATTAAAAACGTTAGTAGGGAAGGTTCAAAGGAACGGCAGATTTTATGGTATAAGCAAACATTAGCTTGTTGTTTTGTTGTTTCAGTTTCTAATGTTGTCTTGTGtttgttaagttatttttatTGGAATACAAATGGTTGGTCTGAGGATAAGTTGGTGAGTCTTACTGATTATGCATTGAAAACACTCGCTTGGGGTGCAGCATGTGTTTACTTGCATTGTCAATTCTCCAATCCTGGTGAACAAAAGAGATTCCCTGTTGTGTTGAGAATTTGGTGGGGTTTTtacttttcaatttcatgttaTTGTCTTGTTATAGACGTTGTTCTCTTCAAAAAACATGTTTCTTTCCCAAGCCAGTATTTAGTATCTGATGTCTTGTCTGTTGTTATTGGTTTGATCCTATGCATTGTTGGGTTCCTTGTAAGAAATGAGGGTGAAGATACCCTCCTTGTGGAACCCCTTTTAAGTGGAGTTTCTAGTGTTAGTAATGGTGTAGAGTTGAGTAAGGAAAAAGGGGGTGATACTGTAACCCCATATTCAAATGCTGGTATTTTCAGCATTCTTACATTTTCTTGGATGGGGCCTCTCATTGCTGCTGGCAATAAGAAACCATTAGACCTTGAGGATGTTCCCCAGCTAGATAGCCATGATAGTGTTATTGGGGcttttccaaaatttaaaaacaGGCTTGAATCAGCTGATAGTGAGGGGAATGGTGTTACCTCACTTAAGCTGGTGAAGGCACTTTTCTTTTCAGCTTGGAAAGATATTCTTTGGACAGCTTTGTTTGCATTTACGTACACGGTGGCTTCATATGTTGGCCCATACCTCATCGACACTTTCGTTCAGTATCTGAATGGGCAAAGGGAATTTAAGGCTGAGGGCTATCTTCTAGTTGCTGCTTTCTTTGTTGCCAAGCTAGTGGAGTGCTTGTCTCAGAGGCGCTGGTTCTTTAAGTTGCAACAAGTTGGACTTAGGCAGAGGGCTGTATTGGTAGCAATGATATATAACAAGGGGTTAACCCTTTCGTGCCAGTCGAAGCAGAGCCATACCAGTGGGGAGATCATCAATTTCATGACTGTTGATGCAGAAAGGGTGGGTGACTTTAGTTGGTACATGCATGATCCATGGATTGTAGTTTTGCAGGTTGCTTTGGCCTTGTTGATCTTGTATAAGACCCTGGGGCTTGCATCCATTGCTGCTTTCGTTGCTACTATACTTGTTATGTTGGCGAATATTCCTTTGGGGAAAATGCTGGAGAAGTTTCAGGATAAGTTAATGGAATCAAAAGATACAAGGATGAAGGCAACATCTGAAATTTTGAGGAATATGAGGATTCTTAAACTGCAGGGGTGGGAAATGAAGTTCCTCTCCAAGATTGTTGGGCTCAGGAGCGTCGAGGAAGGATGGTTAAAACGATTCGTTTATACAAATGCCATGACTGGTTTCGTTTTCTGGGTTGCACCAACCTTTGTGTCTGCAGCGACTTTTGGTGCTTGTATGTTCTTAGGAGTTCCACTTGAGTCAGGGAAGATCCTATCTGCACTCGCAACATTCAGGATTCTTCAGGAGCCAATCTACAGCCTTCCTGACACAATCTCAATGATAGCTCAAACAAAGGTGTCACTTGATCGAATTGCTGCCTTCCTCCGGCTCGATGACTTGCAGCCTGATGCTATAGAGAAGCTACCCAGTGGTAGTTCCAATACAGCGATCGAGATTGCTGATGGGAACTTCTCTTGGGATACGTCATCCCCTACTGCAACACTAAATGATATAAACTTGAAAGTTTCCCATGGCATGAGTGTTGCTGTTTGTGGTACGGTCGGCTCTGGCAAGTCAAGTTTACTTTCCTGTCTTTTGGGAGAGTTACCAAAGATATCAGGAACGCTtaagttgtgtggtacaacagCCTATGTTGCCCAGTCACCTTGGATACAAAGTGGCAAGATTGTAGACAACATATTGTTCGGTAAGGAAATGGACAGAGAAAAGTATGACAAAGTGCTTGAAGCTTGTACTCTCAAGAAGGATCTTGAAATTCTCTCTTTCGGTGATCAGACAGTTATAGGCGAGAGGGGAATCAATCTGAGTGGTGGACAAAAGCAAAGAATACAGATTGCTCGTGCTCTATACCAAGATGCTGATATCTATCTGTTTGATGATCCTTTCAGTGCAGTGGATGCTCATACCGGATCTCATTTATTTAAGGTAATGTCTTCTTAATGatcatatggcatgtattttaAGAGTCCCTATAGTTAATTTATTATTGAAATAGTTATGTATGAGCTCTGAGTCTCTTGTTTACTCTTTTGAATGGCAGGAGGTTTTACTAAACAATTTGAGATCAAAAACAGTGATTTATGTCACTCATCAAGTTGAGTTTTTACCAGCTGCTGATTTAATTTTGGTAAGCTATTATTTACATTATTTTCAGTGATTTTCATCATGTGTCTTAGATTCACGAAATAATTTACTAACTGGATTCAACTTGTATTTACATATTTGTTAGGTGATGAAAGATGGGAGGATTGTTCAAGCTGGAAAGTATAATGATA
This is a stretch of genomic DNA from Gossypium arboreum isolate Shixiya-1 chromosome 11, ASM2569848v2, whole genome shotgun sequence. It encodes these proteins:
- the LOC108476590 gene encoding ABC transporter C family member 3-like, with protein sequence MELFASQSSLLMSSATSFDFLLKPIFLHGFSASLHLVLLLLLFILWMVSRIKNVSREGSKERQILWYKQTLACCFVVSVSNVVLCLLSYFYWNTNGWSEDKLVSLTDYALKTLAWGAACVYLHCQFSNPGEQKRFPVVLRIWWGFYFSISCYCLVIDVVLFKKHVSFPSQYLVSDVLSVVIGLILCIVGFLVRNEGEDTLLVEPLLSGVSSVSNGVELSKEKGGDTVTPYSNAGIFSILTFSWMGPLIAAGNKKPLDLEDVPQLDSHDSVIGAFPKFKNRLESADSEGNGVTSLKLVKALFFSAWKDILWTALFAFTYTVASYVGPYLIDTFVQYLNGQREFKAEGYLLVAAFFVAKLVECLSQRRWFFKLQQVGLRQRAVLVAMIYNKGLTLSCQSKQSHTSGEIINFMTVDAERVGDFSWYMHDPWIVVLQVALALLILYKTLGLASIAAFVATILVMLANIPLGKMLEKFQDKLMESKDTRMKATSEILRNMRILKLQGWEMKFLSKIVGLRSVEEGWLKRFVYTNAMTGFVFWVAPTFVSAATFGACMFLGVPLESGKILSALATFRILQEPIYSLPDTISMIAQTKVSLDRIAAFLRLDDLQPDAIEKLPSGSSNTAIEIADGNFSWDTSSPTATLNDINLKVSHGMSVAVCGTVGSGKSSLLSCLLGELPKISGTLKLCGTTAYVAQSPWIQSGKIVDNILFGKEMDREKYDKVLEACTLKKDLEILSFGDQTVIGERGINLSGGQKQRIQIARALYQDADIYLFDDPFSAVDAHTGSHLFKEVLLNNLRSKTVIYVTHQVEFLPAADLILVMKDGRIVQAGKYNDILNSGTDFMELVGAHKKALSALDTVEASSVSEQTTSKGESDIGTTNGKVQKQENQGNQSCKVDDVGPKGQLVQEEEREKGQVGFSVYWKYITTAYGGALVPLILLAQILFQIFQIGSNYWMAWGSPVSADIKPPVGSFTLILVYLALAIASAICVFARSMLLGTAGYKTATLLFKKMHLCIFRAPMSFFDSTPSGRILNRASTDQSAVDMNIAYQVAAFAFAVIQLLGIIAVMSQVAWQIFIIFIPVIATCIWYQQYYISSARELSRLVGVCKAPVIQNFAETILGATTIRSFDQEKRFQDTNMVLTDSYSRPKFHVCGAMEWLCFRLDLLSSVMFAFSLFFLISIPEGIIDPAIAGLAVTYGLNLNMLLAWVVWNICSMENKIISVERILQYCSIPSEPALVVETNRPDHSWPYHGEVHIRDLQVRYAPHMPLVLRGLTCTFPGGLKTGIVGRTGSGKSTLIQTLFRIVEPAAGQIIIDGVNISSIGLHDLRSRLSIIPQEPTMFEGTIRSNLDPLEEYTDEQIWEALDKCQLGNGVRNKAGRLDSSVSENGENWSMGQRQLVCLGRVLLKKSRILVLDEATASVDTATDNLIQMTLREHFSNCTVITIAHRITSVLDSDMVLLLSHGLIEEYDSPSSLLENKSSSFAQLVAEYGVRSNSGF